The Takifugu rubripes chromosome 7, fTakRub1.2, whole genome shotgun sequence genome has a segment encoding these proteins:
- the ttk gene encoding dual specificity protein kinase Ttk — MEEEEHTDRKQQLAMLYQKLNKIKKSLHEDDTDNINQVISSNSPESCRSYLMDLEKKGDPYTDGSHLTRLVDSYTRVFSNMPLCKHCENESYARMLVRFAELKVIQDVNEAEANFKVARSHCQNFAFVHIAHAQFEHSQGNTKRAIYILQNALELGAKPKEILETALQSMQGGKSHICSEDKENIQMTSNSNVHDSVKKGSVFQKVSRTSDGTGDLQLYSIFNSGSETYTGSSDDQLPGWKSGSQRKRVVGIPGRVPIVPFSIPENNDDQDDGYISVKNSKRSDASIHNSLSRQTSASSITQGLGLSSSKRDPPDTDLHPQVINPDYCPWEDQAPADSTTTLLHTRDPSKLDDVTGNFDLVVKTNSPESCWAYLTNLERRGNPHTDINLLNKLKDCYSKVFSKLQIQQFSKNVSYAKILVRYAELRGIEDPDEAQDHFIVARSNCKGFAFVHIAHAQFEVSQGNVIKATSILHKAQAMNAKPAQLLEMAICNLKTGAKQLVPSRDEEKEPSSGLPVTFPTAGGNQEVHVPARIPVNWPVEQPKGPNREPLSEWKIPTFVSRHVSPEEKRITPPEPGPISRVPELIPIPSRQLLQSVCQTPNTSSIHNANSFVTPVVKRAPEVPFSAVAPHRTGPAQHPFTPISQTPSFQTPQSSLTSISNESITIKGKQFFVLKMIGRGGSSKVYQVLGHKNQLFAVKYVDLEEADAQTIESYKNEIEHLNHLQQYSDQIIKLYDYEITNSYIYMLMECGNLDLNTWLRNRKTVNPLERKFYWNNMLEAVQTIHNHGIVHSDLKPANFVIVNASLKLIDFGIANRIQPDVTSIMKDSQVGTLNYMPPEAIKDTSSKPGKARSKISPKGDVWSLGCILYCMTYGKTPFQSITNQIAKLQAIIDPSHKIDFPDIPEKDLLDVLKRCLIRNPRERICIAELLEHPYLQLKPQMSPQRVPPCNGDLKKILTDLAVLHSPNSIVRAANSLAKMCSSGHRLDVAECAKPSS, encoded by the exons atggaggaagaggagcataCTGATAGAAAACAGCAGCTTGCCATGCTTTATCAAAAGCTGAACAAAATTAAAAAGTCTTTGCATGAAG ATGACACGGACAATATTAACCAGGTTATCAGCTCCAACTCACCCGAATCATGCCGCTCATATTTGATGGACCTGGAGAAGAAGGGGGACCCCTACACAGACGGTAGTCATCTCACCAGGCTGGTTGACTCTTACACCAGAGTATTCTCCAATATGCCACTGTGCAAACATTGTGAGAATGAGAGCTATGCCAGGATGTTGGTTCGATTTGCAGAGCTTAAAGT AATTCAAGACGTCAATGAAGCTGAAGCCAACTTCAAAGTTGCGAGATCCCATTGTCAGAACTTTGCATTTGTCCACATTGCACATGCACAGTTTGAACATTCACAAG GCAACACAAAGAGAGCCATTTACATCTTGCAAAACGCTCTTGAACTGGGTGCAAAACCAAAGGAAATCCTTGAAACGGCTTTGCAGAGTATGCAAGGTGGAAAATCGCACATCTGTTCAGAGGATAAGGAAAATATACAAA TGACTTCGAACAGTAACGTGCATGACTCCGTCAAGAAAGGCTCTGTATTCCAGAAAGTTAGCAGAACTTCTGATGGGACTGGTGACTTGCAGCTCTACAGTATTTTTAATTCTGG GTCAGAGACCTACACCGGGTCATCAGATGACCAGCTTCCAGGCTGGAAATCTGGATCTCAACGAAAGAGAGTTGTTGGCATT CCAGGGAGAGTCCCAATCGTTCCATTTTCTATACCTGAAAATAATGATGATCAAGATGATGGCTATATCAGCGTGAAAAACTCTAAAAGAAGTGATGCATCAATCCACAACAGTTTATCAAG GCAAACGTCTGCTTCAAGCATCACTCAAGGGCTCGGGCTGTCATCCTCAAAGAGGGATCCTCCTGATACTGATCTCCAC CCGCAAGTCATCAACCCAGATTATTGCCCATGGGAGGACCAGGCACCTGCTGACTCAACCACTACACTCCTGCACACAAGAGACCCTTCCAAACTGGATG ATGTCACTGGCAACTTCGACCTGGTGGTCAAAACAAACTCCCCTGAGTCATGTTGGGCTTACCTGACGAATCTGGAGAGAAGAGGCAACCCACACACGGACATCAACCTCCTCAATAAACTCAAGGACTGTTATTCTAAAGTCTTTTCCAAGTTACAGATACAGCAATTCAGCAAAAATGTCAGTTATGCCAAGATATTGGTGCGTTATGCAGAGCTCAGAGG gATTGAAGATCCAGATGAAGCGCAGGACCACTTTATTGTTGCTCGATCCAACTGCAAAGGGTTTGCCTTTGTCCACATCGCTCACGCTCAGTTTGAGGTTTCTCAAG gtaATGTGATCAAAGCCACTTCAATCCTTCACAAAGCCCAGGCAATGAATGCCAAACCAGCACAGCTCCTAGAGATGGCCATATGTAATTTAAAGACTGGGGCAAAACAATTGGTACCTTCCAGGGATGAGGAAAAGGAACCATCCTCGG GTTTACCGGTCACTTTTCCCACTGCTGGGGGAAACCAGGAAGTGCATGTTCCTGCTCGGATCCCTGTGAACTGGCCAGTGGAACAGCCTAAAGGCCCCAACCGGGAACCTCTTTCTGAGTGGAAGATTCCAACCTTTGTCAGTCGGCACGTTTCTCCAGAG gaaaAGCGCATTACACCCCCTGAGCCCGGACCCATTTCTCGTGTCCCAGAGTTAATACCCATTCCATCCAGACAACTCTTACAAAGTGTTTGCCAGACCCCAAACACCTCTTCCATCCACAATGCAAACAG CTTTGTGACGCCTGTTGTTAAAAGAGCCCCTGAAGTACCATTTTCTGCAGTGGCACCACACAGAACTGGACCAGCTCAGCATCCCTTCACACCAATAAGTCAAACACCGTCTTTCCAAACACCACAG tcttcATTAACTTCAATTTCAAATGAATCCATCACCATTAAGGGCAAACAGTTCTTTGTTCTTAAGATGATTGGACGTGGTGGTTCCAGCAAG GTCTACCAGGTTCTTGGCCACAAGAACCAGCTTTTTGCTGTGAAATATGTTGACCTGGAGGAAGCGGATGCTCAGACTATAGAGAGCTACAAGAATGAGATCGAGCATCTGAATCACCTGCAGCAATACAGCGATCAAATTATTAAGCTATACGACTA TGAGATAACCAACAGCTACATCTATATGCTGATGGAATGTGGGAACTTGGATCTGAACACTTGGCTGAGAAACCGCAAAACTGTGAATCCCCTGGAGAGAAAGTTTTACTGGAATAACATGCTGGAGGCTGTGCAAACTATCCACAATCATG GTATTGTCCACAGTGACTTGAAGCCAGCGAACTTTGTCATTGTGAATGCTTCACTGAAGTTGATTGACTTTGGCATTGCCAACAGAATCCAGCCTGATGTTACAAGTATTATGAAGGATTCACAG GTTGGAACCCTGAACTACATGCCTCCAGAAGCCATCAAAGACACTTCGTCCAAGCCAGGAAAAGCCCGTTCAaag ATAAGTCCCAAAGGAGATGTGTGGTCCCTTGGATGCATCCTCTACTGCATGACGTATGGAAAAACACCATTCCAAAGCATCACAAATCAGATTGCCAAGCTGCAGGCCATAATTGATCCTTCCCACAAGATTGACTTTCCAGATATACCAGAGAAGGACCTGCTGGATGTTCTGAAG CGGTGTCTGATACGAAACCCCAGAGAGAGAATTTGTATTGCTGAACTGCTGGAGCATCCATACCTTCAGCTAAAACCACAAATGTCACCGCAACGAG TGCCTCCATGTAATGGTGATTTAAAGAAGATCCTGACAGACCTCGCAGTTCTCCATTCTCCAAACAGCATTGTCCGAGCCGCTAAT AGTCTGGCAAAAATGTGCAGCAGCGGCCATAGGTTGGATGTGGCAGAGTGTGCAAAACCGTCCTCTTAA
- the ebag9 gene encoding receptor-binding cancer antigen expressed on SiSo cells translates to MAITQFRLFKICTCLASLLSFFKRLICRTGRGRKLSGDQITLPTTVDFSSSVPKQPEIEEWSSWDEDAPTSIKIEGGNGNVPPSPSEENDEPDYFKDMAPTIRKTQKIVLKKREPLNYLVPDGSAGFSSRLAASQDMMNFNPPSAELGEMDNWQGDANAWEDESDATWEAEEVLRQQKMVEREKRSMEQQRKKMEKEAQRMMKKEQKIAVKLS, encoded by the exons ATGGCCATCACTCAATTCCGTCTCTTCAAGATCTGCACCTGTCTAGCCAGTTTACTTTCCTTCTTTAAAAGGTTGATATGCAG GACTGGAAGGGGCCGCAAGCTTAGTGGCGATCAAATAACTCTCCCGACAACAGTGGATTTTTCCTCATCTGTCCCAAAACAG CCAGAGATTGAAGAATGGAGCTCTTGGGATGAAGACGCACCCACAAGTATCAAGATAGAAGGTGGCAACGGAAATGTCCCCCCTTCACCCAGTGAGGAAAACGATGAGCCAGACTACTTTAAGGACATGGCACCTACCATCAGAAAAACCCAAAAG ATTGTGCTGAAGAAGCGAGAGCCTTTGAACTACCTGGTTCCAGATGGCTCAGCAGGCTTTTCCAGCCGACTGGCAGCCTCTCAAGATATGATGAACTTTAATCCACCCTCG GCTGAGCTGGGAGAAATGGACAACTGGCAGGGAGACGCAAATGCTTGGGAAGATGAGTCTGATGCCACttgggaggcagaggaggtgcTCAg ACAACAGAAGATGGTAGAGAGAGAAAAACGCTccatggagcagcagaggaagaaaatggagaaggaggctcagaggatgatgaagaaggagcagaaaattGCCGTCAAGCTCTCATAA